A stretch of Mycobacterium sp. ITM-2016-00316 DNA encodes these proteins:
- a CDS encoding SURF1 family protein yields MKRFGFLFRPQWLALYVVVAAFAWLCFTVLAPWQLGKNTTTSRENAQIANSLNTDPVPLTNYLPQQDSSAREHQWQRVTASGRYLPEAQVLARLRSVDGAPAYEVLVPFVVDGGPTVLVNRGYVKPEQGTAVPTIAPAPVEPVTITGRLRDAEGVYPGKDPLIAEGTQQVYTINPEQISGLTGVPLTGSYLQLVEDQPGGLGVIPLPVLDAGPFLSYGIQWIAFGIIAPIGVGYFILAEVKVRRREKALANPQTDSEPDQAAAPKPVSTEQKLADRYGKRH; encoded by the coding sequence ATGAAGCGTTTCGGATTTCTGTTCCGGCCGCAATGGCTGGCGCTGTATGTCGTCGTGGCGGCCTTCGCCTGGTTGTGCTTCACCGTGCTGGCGCCCTGGCAGCTCGGCAAGAACACCACGACCTCACGCGAGAACGCCCAGATCGCCAACTCGCTGAACACGGATCCGGTGCCGCTGACAAACTATCTGCCGCAGCAGGATTCGTCGGCACGCGAGCATCAGTGGCAGCGGGTCACAGCCTCGGGCCGCTACCTGCCCGAGGCGCAGGTGCTGGCCCGTCTGCGGTCGGTGGACGGTGCGCCGGCCTACGAGGTGCTGGTCCCGTTCGTCGTCGACGGCGGACCGACCGTGCTGGTCAACCGCGGCTACGTCAAACCCGAGCAGGGCACCGCGGTGCCGACCATCGCGCCCGCGCCGGTGGAGCCGGTCACCATCACCGGGCGGCTGCGCGACGCCGAGGGGGTGTATCCCGGCAAGGACCCGCTCATCGCCGAGGGGACGCAGCAGGTCTACACCATCAACCCGGAGCAGATTTCGGGGCTGACCGGTGTCCCGCTGACGGGCTCGTATCTGCAACTGGTCGAGGACCAGCCCGGCGGGCTCGGCGTGATTCCGCTGCCCGTGCTGGATGCCGGCCCGTTCCTGTCCTACGGAATTCAGTGGATCGCGTTCGGCATCATCGCCCCGATCGGTGTGGGGTATTTCATCCTCGCCGAGGTGAAGGTCCGGCGCCGGGAGAAGGCTCTGGCTAACCCGCAGACCGATTCCGAGCCCGACCAGGCTGCGGCCCCGAAGCCGGTCAGCACCGAACAGAAGCTCGCCGACCGGTACGGCAAGCGGCACTGA
- a CDS encoding DUF3052 domain-containing protein: protein MVAAGKESDPNYAQKLGIEKGQVVQELGWDEDTDDDIRFDVEDACGGEMLDEDSDEVVDVVLLWWRDDDGDLVDRLMDAITPLADDGVIWVVTPKTGKPGHVQPAEIAESAPTAGLMQTSSANLGDWIASRLVQPKSKAVAKSR from the coding sequence GTGGTCGCGGCGGGGAAGGAATCCGACCCGAATTACGCCCAGAAGTTGGGTATCGAAAAGGGTCAGGTCGTCCAGGAGTTGGGCTGGGACGAGGACACCGACGACGATATCCGGTTCGACGTCGAGGATGCGTGCGGCGGTGAAATGCTGGACGAGGACTCCGACGAGGTTGTCGACGTGGTGCTGCTGTGGTGGCGCGATGACGACGGTGACCTGGTGGACCGACTGATGGACGCCATCACCCCGCTCGCCGATGACGGCGTGATCTGGGTGGTGACGCCGAAGACCGGCAAGCCCGGCCACGTGCAACCGGCCGAGATCGCCGAGTCCGCGCCCACCGCGGGACTCATGCAGACCTCGTCGGCGAATCTGGGGGACTGGATCGCCAGCCGATTGGTGCAGCCGAAGTCCAAGGCCGTCGCGAAAAGCCGATAG
- a CDS encoding low molecular weight protein-tyrosine-phosphatase has translation MAEKMLAHQIAGRGLAEQVRVTSAGTGGWHAGDGADHRTNAVLLAHGYPTTHRAAQLDEDHLAADMVVAMGRNHARMLADMGVPPERLRMMRSFDPRSGAFSLDVEDPYYGGPEDFEAVFTVIEAALPGLHGWIDQQLGRHR, from the coding sequence ATGGCCGAGAAGATGCTGGCCCACCAGATCGCGGGCCGCGGTCTGGCCGAACAGGTGCGGGTGACCAGCGCCGGGACCGGCGGCTGGCATGCCGGTGACGGCGCCGATCACCGCACCAACGCCGTTCTGCTGGCGCACGGCTATCCGACCACTCACCGCGCGGCCCAACTCGACGAGGACCATCTGGCTGCCGACATGGTCGTCGCCATGGGGCGCAACCACGCCCGCATGCTCGCCGACATGGGTGTCCCGCCGGAGAGGTTGCGGATGATGCGTTCCTTCGACCCGCGCTCGGGCGCGTTCAGCTTGGACGTCGAGGATCCCTATTACGGTGGTCCGGAGGATTTCGAGGCCGTCTTCACCGTCATCGAGGCCGCGCTGCCCGGCCTGCACGGCTGGATCGACCAGCAATTGGGACGGCACCGATGA
- a CDS encoding peroxiredoxin — MLAVGDSAPDFTLKDQHGRAVTLSALRGKNVLLVFFPLAFTGVCQGELGEIRDQLPEYQNDDTGVLTISVGPPPTHKVWATDNGFGFPVLSDFWPHGAVTQSYGVFNADAGYPNRGTFAIDRDGIIGFAEMMQPGELRDQLVWRQALAALRGG; from the coding sequence ATGCTCGCTGTCGGCGACAGCGCGCCGGACTTCACGCTCAAGGATCAACACGGCCGCGCCGTGACGCTCTCGGCGCTGCGCGGCAAGAACGTGCTGCTGGTGTTCTTCCCACTGGCGTTCACCGGGGTGTGTCAGGGCGAACTCGGGGAGATCCGCGACCAGCTGCCCGAGTACCAGAACGACGACACCGGGGTGCTCACCATTTCCGTCGGACCGCCACCCACCCACAAGGTCTGGGCCACCGACAACGGCTTCGGTTTCCCGGTGCTGTCCGATTTCTGGCCACACGGCGCGGTGACGCAGTCCTACGGCGTGTTCAATGCCGACGCCGGCTACCCCAACCGGGGCACGTTCGCCATCGACCGCGACGGCATCATCGGCTTCGCCGAGATGATGCAACCCGGCGAGCTTCGCGACCAGTTGGTCTGGCGGCAGGCGTTGGCGGCCTTGCGGGGCGGCTGA
- a CDS encoding zinc ribbon domain-containing protein: MKAEVSQQRSLLDLAEVDAELRRVDHRAANLAEQQEFERVQALYQEANDQLAVVGIALEDLDGEITKLESEIDSVRQREDRDRTLLQGGTVNAKQLSELQHELETLERRQSSLEDSLLEVMERREELQRQQSEHLARIDALQNELSAAQLARDAALVDIENVRQVSAGRRTELTSLLNADLVALYEKQRAGGGAGAGLLQGKRCGACRIEIDRGEMARILAADDDEVLRCPECGAILLRVKQ, encoded by the coding sequence ATGAAAGCCGAAGTGAGTCAGCAACGTTCGCTACTGGACCTGGCCGAGGTCGATGCCGAATTGCGTCGCGTCGACCATCGTGCCGCCAATCTGGCCGAGCAACAGGAATTCGAACGGGTGCAGGCGCTGTACCAGGAGGCCAACGACCAGCTTGCGGTGGTCGGGATCGCCCTGGAGGACCTCGACGGCGAGATCACCAAGTTGGAGAGCGAGATCGATTCGGTGCGCCAGCGCGAGGACCGTGACCGCACACTGCTGCAGGGCGGCACAGTGAACGCCAAGCAGCTCAGCGAACTCCAGCACGAGCTGGAGACATTGGAGCGCCGCCAGTCCTCCCTGGAGGATTCGCTGCTGGAGGTGATGGAACGCCGCGAGGAGCTGCAGCGGCAGCAGTCCGAGCACCTGGCCCGCATCGACGCCCTGCAGAACGAGTTGTCGGCGGCACAGCTCGCGCGCGACGCGGCACTGGTGGACATCGAGAACGTCCGCCAGGTGTCCGCCGGGCGGCGCACGGAGTTGACGTCGCTGCTGAATGCAGACCTGGTCGCCCTCTACGAGAAGCAGCGCGCCGGTGGCGGTGCCGGAGCCGGCCTGTTGCAGGGAAAGCGTTGCGGGGCATGCCGTATCGAGATCGACCGGGGCGAGATGGCCAGGATCCTGGCCGCCGATGACGACGAGGTGCTGCGGTGCCCGGAATGTGGAGCGATCCTGTTGCGGGTCAAACAGTGA
- a CDS encoding YqfO family protein, protein MSVSLAEVMDVLDAAYPPALAHDWDSVGLVAGDPAEPVTSVTVAVDATDAVVAEVPEGGLLLAHHPLLLRGVDTVAASTAKGALIHRMIRSGQALFTAHTNADSASPGVSDALAETLGLVVEDVLSRGPSGPELDKWVVFVPVEQAAQVRDSMFAAGAGQIGDYSCCSWSVTGTGQFLPHAGATPAIGEVGTVEQVTEDRVEVIAPARLRARVLTALRAAHPYEEPAFDVFALAPLPADVGIGRICTLPQPEPLSAFVSRVRAALPATTWGVRAAGVADAVVSRVAVCGGAGDSLLGAVDGAGVQAYVTADLRHHPADEHGRISDVALVDVAHWASEFPWCHQAATLLRGSFGEALPVRVSTVRTDPWNIDGGSQS, encoded by the coding sequence ATGAGTGTCTCGCTCGCCGAGGTGATGGACGTCCTGGACGCGGCGTATCCGCCTGCGCTGGCTCATGACTGGGACTCGGTCGGGCTGGTGGCCGGTGACCCGGCAGAGCCGGTCACCTCGGTGACGGTGGCGGTGGACGCCACCGACGCCGTGGTCGCCGAGGTGCCCGAGGGCGGACTGTTGCTGGCGCACCATCCGCTCTTGCTGCGCGGTGTGGACACGGTGGCCGCCTCGACCGCCAAGGGCGCCCTGATCCACCGGATGATCCGTTCCGGGCAGGCGCTTTTCACCGCACACACCAACGCGGATTCGGCCTCGCCGGGTGTCTCCGATGCGCTAGCCGAGACGCTGGGCCTGGTGGTCGAGGACGTGCTGTCGCGCGGGCCTTCCGGACCCGAACTGGACAAGTGGGTGGTGTTCGTTCCGGTCGAACAGGCTGCGCAGGTGCGGGATTCGATGTTCGCCGCGGGTGCCGGGCAGATCGGTGACTACTCCTGCTGCAGCTGGAGTGTCACCGGCACCGGCCAGTTCCTGCCGCACGCGGGTGCCACGCCGGCCATTGGTGAGGTGGGCACCGTCGAGCAGGTCACCGAGGACCGCGTCGAGGTGATCGCGCCGGCGCGGCTGCGCGCACGGGTGCTCACCGCGCTGCGCGCCGCGCATCCCTACGAGGAACCCGCCTTCGACGTCTTCGCGCTGGCACCGCTGCCCGCCGATGTCGGGATCGGCCGGATCTGCACACTGCCCCAGCCGGAACCGTTGTCGGCGTTCGTGTCCCGGGTGCGCGCCGCGCTGCCCGCGACCACCTGGGGTGTGCGGGCCGCCGGCGTCGCCGACGCCGTGGTGTCCCGGGTCGCCGTCTGCGGCGGCGCGGGCGACTCGCTGCTCGGCGCGGTCGACGGCGCCGGGGTACAGGCTTATGTGACCGCAGATCTGCGGCACCACCCGGCCGATGAGCACGGCCGGATCTCTGATGTGGCACTGGTCGACGTCGCGCATTGGGCAAGTGAGTTCCCCTGGTGTCACCAGGCGGCAACGCTGCTGCGCGGCAGTTTCGGCGAGGCATTACCGGTGCGCGTGAGTACCGTGCGCACCGATCCGTGGAATATCGATGGAGGTTCCCAATCATGA
- a CDS encoding cobalamin biosynthesis protein: MFAPNGCARAIGLAAGYLADVFLADPQRGHPVAAFGSAAAALERRTYADNRAAGAAHTAALLGALGVLGVAVERTARRRGPVWVAAATAVSTYVVLGGTSLARTGARLADALERDDIDGARSLLPSLCGRDPAALDADGLARAALESVAENTSDAQVAPILWGAVAGVPGLLVYRGANTLDAMIGHKSPRYLQFGWAAARFDDVVNYVGARATGLVVVAVSGAPGAAWRAWQRDAGKHPSPNAGVAEASFAGALGVQLGGPTQYSHRLEMRPTLGEGPAPDAADLRGGVRLSRAVQAGATVLAVAVSAACRTGRRASVRC; the protein is encoded by the coding sequence GTGTTTGCGCCCAATGGCTGTGCCCGCGCGATCGGCCTGGCGGCCGGTTACCTGGCCGACGTGTTCCTGGCCGACCCGCAACGCGGCCATCCCGTCGCCGCATTCGGGTCCGCCGCTGCGGCGCTGGAGCGCCGCACCTACGCCGACAACCGGGCCGCCGGCGCCGCCCACACCGCCGCGCTGCTCGGCGCCCTGGGGGTGCTCGGGGTGGCCGTCGAGCGCACCGCGCGCCGGCGCGGCCCGGTGTGGGTGGCCGCGGCCACGGCGGTGAGCACCTACGTGGTGCTCGGTGGAACATCGTTGGCCCGTACCGGTGCCCGGCTGGCGGACGCCCTGGAGCGCGACGATATCGACGGGGCCCGCTCGCTGCTGCCGTCGCTGTGTGGTCGTGACCCGGCGGCCCTGGACGCCGACGGTCTGGCCCGTGCCGCCCTGGAATCGGTCGCCGAGAACACCTCCGACGCGCAGGTCGCGCCGATCCTGTGGGGAGCGGTCGCGGGCGTGCCCGGTCTGTTGGTCTACCGAGGCGCCAACACCCTGGACGCGATGATCGGCCACAAGTCGCCCAGATATCTGCAGTTCGGTTGGGCGGCAGCTCGATTCGATGATGTGGTGAACTATGTGGGAGCGCGTGCGACCGGGCTGGTCGTGGTGGCGGTCAGCGGCGCGCCGGGCGCCGCCTGGCGAGCCTGGCAACGCGACGCCGGCAAACATCCCAGCCCCAACGCCGGTGTCGCCGAGGCGTCCTTCGCCGGGGCGCTGGGGGTGCAGCTCGGTGGCCCCACCCAGTATTCGCACCGCCTCGAGATGCGTCCCACCCTGGGTGAAGGCCCGGCCCCCGACGCGGCCGACCTGCGTGGTGGGGTGCGGCTGTCGCGGGCGGTGCAGGCCGGGGCGACCGTGCTGGCGGTGGCCGTCAGTGCCGCTTGCCGTACCGGTCGGCGAGCTTCTGTTCGGTGCTGA
- a CDS encoding helix-turn-helix domain-containing protein: MEAKSVDDTVRKRLRDLRTQQGLTLQDVAARASIDVSTLSRLESGKRRLALDHLPRLALALSVSTDELLREPESEDPRVRGSSHTRNGVTYWPLTRQGPTGGRHTFKVRVSTKRNTPPTELPVHEGQEWMYVLSGQLRLVLGERDFIIKPGEAVEFSTWTPHWFGTVDGPVEAIMIFDVHGERLHLHSS; this comes from the coding sequence ATGGAGGCAAAGAGTGTCGATGACACCGTCCGCAAGCGGCTGCGGGATCTGCGCACCCAACAAGGCCTGACGCTGCAGGATGTGGCCGCCCGCGCCAGCATCGACGTGTCGACGCTGAGCCGGTTGGAATCCGGCAAGCGCCGGCTGGCGCTGGATCACCTGCCCCGGCTGGCCCTCGCGCTGTCGGTCAGCACCGACGAACTGCTGCGCGAGCCGGAGTCCGAGGACCCGCGTGTCCGCGGCAGCTCGCACACCCGCAACGGGGTGACCTACTGGCCGTTGACCCGTCAGGGCCCCACCGGCGGACGGCACACGTTCAAGGTGCGGGTCAGCACCAAACGCAACACACCGCCCACCGAACTTCCGGTCCATGAGGGTCAGGAATGGATGTACGTGCTCTCCGGGCAGCTGCGCCTGGTCTTGGGAGAACGCGATTTCATCATCAAACCCGGTGAGGCTGTGGAATTTTCAACGTGGACGCCGCATTGGTTCGGCACCGTCGACGGGCCGGTCGAGGCCATCATGATCTTCGATGTCCACGGTGAACGGCTGCACCTGCATTCCAGCTGA
- a CDS encoding heme-binding protein encodes MLTKIAGTATQFIEGVGGVFGIRAGTEEPLYVHEDNIGEIEIRRYGPRVAAQTSVKGDGQDARSEGFRRLAGYIFGGNHRKTKIAMTAPVAQHGEKIAMTAPVAQTHAGGTGDSVIRFYMPSKWSMETLPEPDDSSVTVVEVPSERFAVLRFSGDRSSTAVTTKSAELLTALQGTDFTTDGQPVAWFYDPPWTLPFRRRNEVAVPLTG; translated from the coding sequence ATGCTGACGAAGATCGCAGGTACCGCCACCCAGTTCATCGAGGGAGTCGGGGGTGTCTTCGGTATCCGTGCGGGCACCGAAGAACCGCTCTACGTTCACGAGGACAACATCGGTGAGATCGAGATCCGTCGGTACGGTCCGCGCGTGGCGGCGCAGACCAGCGTCAAGGGCGACGGTCAGGATGCGCGCAGCGAGGGCTTCCGGAGGCTGGCCGGCTACATCTTCGGCGGCAATCACCGCAAGACGAAGATCGCGATGACGGCCCCGGTGGCGCAGCACGGGGAGAAGATCGCCATGACGGCCCCGGTCGCGCAGACTCACGCCGGGGGCACCGGCGATTCGGTGATCCGGTTCTATATGCCCTCGAAGTGGTCGATGGAGACGCTGCCCGAACCCGACGACAGTTCGGTGACGGTGGTGGAGGTGCCATCCGAACGCTTCGCCGTGCTGCGCTTCAGCGGTGACCGCAGCTCGACGGCCGTCACGACCAAATCGGCCGAGCTCCTGACGGCCCTGCAGGGCACCGACTTCACGACCGACGGGCAGCCGGTGGCATGGTTTTACGACCCGCCATGGACGCTGCCCTTCCGGCGCCGCAATGAGGTCGCGGTGCCGCTCACGGGGTGA
- a CDS encoding bifunctional RNase H/acid phosphatase — protein sequence MKVVVEADGGSRGNPGPAGYGAVVFSEDRSAVLAERQESIGRATNNVAEYRGLIAGLTAAAELGATEVVVFMDSKLVVEQMSGRWRVKHPDLLELNREAAQLARQFGQIEYGWIPRAENSHADRLANAAMDAAAAPVSAPTPAPASPGWSGARGEPTRLMLLRHGQTELSVDRRYSGRGNPSLTELGRNQAAAAARYLGEKGGIDAVVCSPLGRARETAGAAAKELGLDVVIDDDLIETDFGGWEGLTFSEAAQRDPDLHGRWLRDTSVTPPGGESFDAVAERVRRARNRIVEEYAGSTVLVVSHVTPIKTMLRLALDGSAGILYRLHLDLASLSIAEFYPDGLASVRLVNQTSYL from the coding sequence GTGAAGGTGGTCGTCGAAGCCGACGGCGGATCGCGGGGGAATCCGGGTCCGGCAGGCTACGGCGCGGTGGTGTTCAGCGAGGACCGCTCGGCGGTGCTCGCCGAGCGTCAGGAGTCCATCGGGCGGGCCACCAACAACGTCGCCGAGTATCGCGGATTGATCGCCGGACTGACCGCGGCGGCCGAACTGGGTGCCACCGAGGTGGTGGTGTTCATGGACTCCAAGCTGGTGGTGGAACAGATGTCGGGGCGCTGGCGGGTCAAGCATCCCGACCTGCTGGAGCTCAATCGGGAAGCCGCGCAACTGGCCCGGCAATTCGGACAGATCGAGTACGGCTGGATACCGCGGGCGGAGAACTCGCATGCCGACCGGTTGGCCAACGCGGCGATGGATGCTGCGGCGGCTCCCGTGTCGGCGCCGACCCCAGCCCCGGCCTCGCCGGGCTGGAGCGGCGCTCGTGGCGAACCGACCCGGCTGATGTTGTTGCGCCACGGGCAGACCGAGCTCTCGGTGGACCGCCGGTACTCCGGGCGGGGCAACCCGTCGCTCACCGAACTCGGACGCAACCAGGCCGCGGCGGCGGCTCGCTACCTGGGGGAGAAGGGCGGTATCGACGCGGTCGTCTGCTCGCCCTTGGGGCGCGCCCGGGAGACAGCCGGTGCTGCCGCGAAGGAACTCGGCCTCGACGTGGTCATCGACGACGATCTCATCGAGACCGATTTCGGTGGGTGGGAGGGCTTGACGTTCTCTGAGGCGGCCCAACGGGATCCGGACCTGCACGGCAGGTGGCTGCGTGATACCAGTGTGACCCCGCCGGGTGGTGAGAGCTTCGATGCGGTGGCGGAGCGGGTGCGCAGGGCCCGCAACCGGATCGTCGAGGAGTACGCGGGGTCGACGGTGCTGGTGGTATCGCATGTCACGCCGATCAAGACCATGTTGCGACTGGCGCTCGATGGTAGCGCCGGGATTCTGTACCGGCTGCACCTCGATCTCGCATCGCTGAGCATCGCCGAGTTCTATCCCGACGGGCTCGCCTCGGTGCGGTTGGTGAACCAAACCTCCTACCTTTGA
- a CDS encoding HAD-IA family hydrolase, with amino-acid sequence MTETVTRAPQLVLFDLDGTLTDSADGIVASFRHALESIGASVPDGDLAGRIVGPPMHHTLTSMGLGDRADEAMTAYRADYTSRGWSMNRPFDGIPELLEDLKRAGMRLAVATSKAQPTAQRILAHFGMDGYFEVIAGASPDGSRAAKAEVIAYALAQLGPRPQRVLMVGDRSHDVEGASFHGIDTVVVDWGYGGTDFDGPDAPAPLHRVATMAELRRVLGV; translated from the coding sequence GTGACTGAAACCGTGACCCGAGCTCCCCAGTTGGTGCTGTTCGACCTCGACGGCACCCTGACGGACTCAGCGGACGGCATCGTCGCCAGCTTCCGGCATGCGCTGGAGAGCATCGGCGCCTCCGTCCCCGACGGCGATCTCGCCGGCCGGATCGTCGGCCCGCCCATGCATCACACGCTGACGTCCATGGGCCTCGGTGACCGCGCCGACGAGGCCATGACCGCCTATCGCGCCGACTACACCAGTCGTGGCTGGTCGATGAACCGGCCGTTCGATGGCATCCCCGAGCTGTTGGAGGACCTGAAGCGCGCGGGCATGCGGCTCGCGGTGGCGACGTCGAAGGCACAGCCCACCGCGCAGCGCATCCTGGCCCACTTCGGGATGGACGGGTATTTCGAGGTCATCGCCGGCGCCAGCCCGGACGGCAGCCGGGCCGCCAAGGCCGAGGTGATCGCGTACGCGCTGGCGCAGCTGGGCCCGCGGCCGCAGCGGGTGCTGATGGTGGGTGACCGTAGCCATGATGTCGAGGGCGCCTCCTTCCACGGTATCGACACCGTGGTGGTCGACTGGGGATACGGCGGCACCGATTTCGACGGGCCCGACGCCCCCGCACCGCTGCACCGGGTGGCCACGATGGCCGAACTGCGGAGGGTGCTCGGTGTCTAG
- the cobC gene encoding Rv2231c family pyridoxal phosphate-dependent protein CobC, with protein MFRCRWSAHYCRAVVHEVRQAARYHGDQAVTSGMLDFAVNVRAAGPPSWLVERLGGRLSDLGHYPSAADVARATEAVAARHGREVGEVALLAGGAEGFALLPNLDPRLAALIAPSFTEPEAVLSAAGVPIQHVVLDPPFGLAGAAVPARADLVVVGNPTNPTSVLHPVRDILALRAPGRIVVVDEAFADAVPGEPESLAGMSLPDVVVLRSLTKTWSLAGLRVGYALGAPEVLARLTARRAHWPLGTLQLEAVAACCSPEAVAEADAGARRLAALRTEMVAGMRDVGVDVVDGCAPFVLLRVDDAELTRKQLETRGIAVRRCDTFVGLDGEYLRAAVRPEWPLLLEALR; from the coding sequence ATGTTCCGGTGCCGCTGGTCGGCGCACTACTGTCGTGCTGTGGTTCATGAGGTTCGGCAGGCGGCGCGCTATCACGGCGACCAGGCCGTCACGTCCGGGATGCTGGACTTCGCCGTCAACGTCCGCGCTGCCGGACCGCCGTCCTGGCTGGTCGAACGCCTCGGCGGGCGGCTCAGCGACCTGGGGCACTACCCGAGCGCGGCCGACGTTGCCCGAGCCACCGAGGCGGTGGCCGCGCGGCACGGACGCGAGGTCGGCGAGGTGGCGCTGCTGGCCGGCGGCGCCGAGGGATTTGCGCTGCTCCCGAACCTGGACCCGCGGCTGGCCGCACTGATCGCGCCGTCGTTCACCGAACCGGAGGCGGTGCTGAGCGCCGCCGGGGTGCCGATCCAGCACGTGGTCCTCGACCCGCCGTTCGGGCTGGCCGGCGCGGCGGTACCCGCTCGGGCCGACCTGGTCGTGGTCGGCAACCCCACCAACCCGACCTCGGTGCTGCACCCGGTGCGTGACATCCTCGCGCTGCGCGCGCCCGGCCGGATCGTCGTCGTCGATGAGGCCTTCGCCGATGCGGTACCCGGCGAGCCCGAATCGCTGGCCGGGATGTCGCTGCCCGATGTGGTGGTGCTGCGCAGCCTGACCAAGACCTGGTCGCTGGCCGGCCTGCGGGTCGGCTACGCACTCGGGGCGCCGGAGGTGCTGGCCCGGCTGACCGCCCGGCGCGCACACTGGCCGCTGGGCACTCTGCAACTGGAAGCCGTCGCGGCCTGCTGTTCCCCGGAAGCGGTGGCCGAGGCGGATGCCGGCGCGCGCAGGCTCGCCGCCCTGCGTACGGAGATGGTCGCCGGGATGCGCGACGTCGGGGTCGACGTGGTGGACGGCTGCGCACCGTTCGTGCTGCTGCGCGTCGACGATGCCGAGCTGACCCGAAAGCAACTGGAAACCAGGGGGATTGCGGTGCGCCGTTGCGACACCTTCGTCGGTCTGGACGGCGAGTATCTGCGGGCGGCGGTGCGTCCCGAATGGCCGCTGCTGCTGGAGGCCCTGAGATGA
- a CDS encoding oxygenase MpaB family protein translates to MRLGPPRNPRRVADLINPAAALAPAANVIMQLASPGVGYGVLESPVDRGNVYRHPFKRARTTGTYLAAATVGTDGDRALIRGAVDTAHRQIRSGANSPVRYNAFDPALQLWVAACLYRYYVDQHEFLYGPLDDESADAVYRDAARLGTTLQVREGMWPADRVAFEEYWNRSLDDLRIDEPVRRHLHGVAALVFLPTPLRQVAGPLNLFATTGFLPAEFRTLMRLRWTGRQQRAFDALIAALRIADRVVPRDLWLLGYQLYLWDMRSRARRGKPVV, encoded by the coding sequence ATGAGGCTCGGTCCCCCACGGAATCCGAGGCGTGTCGCCGATCTGATCAATCCGGCCGCGGCGCTGGCACCTGCCGCGAACGTCATCATGCAACTGGCTTCCCCCGGCGTCGGGTACGGCGTCCTGGAGAGCCCGGTGGACCGCGGCAACGTCTATCGGCATCCGTTCAAACGGGCCCGCACCACCGGCACCTATCTGGCGGCGGCCACCGTGGGAACCGACGGCGACAGGGCACTGATCCGCGGGGCCGTCGACACCGCGCACCGCCAGATCCGGTCCGGTGCGAACAGCCCCGTGCGCTACAACGCATTCGATCCCGCGCTGCAACTGTGGGTGGCGGCCTGCCTGTACCGCTACTACGTCGATCAGCACGAGTTCCTCTACGGCCCACTCGATGACGAGTCCGCCGATGCGGTGTACCGGGACGCCGCACGGCTGGGCACCACGCTGCAGGTACGCGAGGGCATGTGGCCGGCGGACCGCGTCGCGTTCGAGGAGTACTGGAATCGATCACTGGACGATCTGCGGATCGACGAGCCGGTGCGCAGGCATCTCCACGGAGTGGCGGCGCTGGTGTTCCTGCCGACCCCGCTGCGCCAGGTGGCCGGCCCGTTGAACCTGTTCGCGACGACCGGATTCCTGCCCGCCGAGTTCCGCACCCTGATGCGGTTGCGCTGGACCGGCCGCCAGCAACGGGCGTTCGACGCCCTGATCGCCGCGCTGCGGATCGCCGACCGCGTCGTCCCGCGCGATCTGTGGTTGCTCGGCTATCAGCTCTATCTCTGGGATATGCGATCGCGTGCGCGACGCGGCAAACCGGTGGTGTGA